A region of Paroedura picta isolate Pp20150507F unplaced genomic scaffold, Ppicta_v3.0 Ppicta_v3_sca21, whole genome shotgun sequence DNA encodes the following proteins:
- the LOC143828347 gene encoding transmembrane protein 229B-like — protein MGSPAEPLNRLCRAYIYAIHGFFLEKTFSAMVGDDSPFQRAGSLSAFLVYACCGLSMESIYLGLRTECCLLTRCVLYVLCIYSWEFGTGSLLSLFDACPWDYSEYSYSLKGLIALEFFLFWFVGALLMEKLVICNALRLLLGEESKPKRRTMPRFERKDA, from the coding sequence ATGGGGAGCCCGGCCGAGCCCCTGAACCGGCTGTGCAGGGCCTACATCTACGCCATCCACGGCTTCTTCTTGGAGAAGACCTTCTCGGCCATGGTGGGTGACGACAGCCCCTTCCAGCGAGCCGGCAGCCTGAGCGCCTTCCTGGTCTACGCCTGCTGCGGCCTGAGCATGGAGTCCATCTACCTGGGCCTGCGGACGGAGTGCTGCCTCTTGACGCGATGCGTCCTGTACGTTCTGTGCATCTACTCGTGGGAGTTCGGGACGGGCAGCCTCCTGTCCCTCTTCGACGCCTGCCCCTGGGACTACAGCGAGTACAGCTACAGCCTGAAGGGCCTCATCGCCCTGGAGTTCTTCCTCTTCTGGTTCGTGGGCGCCCTCCTGATGGAGAAACTGGTCATCTGTAACGCTCTGCGGCTCCTGCTGGGCGAGGAGTCGAAGCCCAAGAGGAGGACGATGCCCAGATTTGAACGGAAAGACGCCTAG